The stretch of DNA TCGGTCTCATCGTCGCCGTCCCCACGCTGCTCATCCACAGCTTCCTGGTGAGCAAGGTCGAGGGCATCGTGGAGAACATCGACGAGACCAGCGTGCGCCTCATTGAGGCCGTCGGCCGGAAGAACGTGGCCGCGTAGGGAAAGAAGAGAACGACCATGCGCACCAGTACCCGCCGCGGTTACCGCAAGATCATCGAGGGAGACCTCGAGCTCATGCCGCTGATGAACCTGTTCGTCGCCATGATCCCGATGCTGCTCATTTCGGCGGTGTTTCTCAATGTGACCGTGATCGACATGAAGGCGCCCTCTGACGAAGTCTCGGAGAAGCCCCCGCGCGAGTCGCTGGGGCTCTCGGTGACCATCCAGGAGAGCGCGTTTGT from Candidatus Krumholzibacteriia bacterium encodes:
- a CDS encoding biopolymer transporter ExbD: MRTSTRRGYRKIIEGDLELMPLMNLFVAMIPMLLISAVFLNVTVIDMKAPSDEVSEKPPRESLGLSVTIQESAFVIEGRGLQKRVIARADADADQQLGGALAQVAISHPDNKDVVIVSQPDTNYGDIVAVMDISRENGLPGVALMGAR